A window of the Candidatus Kryptoniota bacterium genome harbors these coding sequences:
- a CDS encoding NAD(P)-dependent oxidoreductase, producing the protein MKVLIADKLSDKTVATLKDLGAEVEVNADLSAEDLPGAIGNSDVLVVRSTRVLPRTIEAGKNLSLIVRAGAGVNTIDLAAANSRGIYVSNCPGKNTEAVAELAIGLLIAADRQIANSTRDLRSGSWKKKDYGKAKGLKDRVIGIVGFGSIGKAVARRALSLDMKVVIWSRSMTNELAESLNVECISDLKDLARISDAVSIHVAYDKNSTHHLIDKTFLESMKNGAILVNTSRGEVVDTTALKDAIKSKKLRVGLDVFEHEPAGGDAQFEDTELAGLVTATPHIGASTDQASEAIADEVVNIVRSFKEKGVPLNTVNIRARSSATQSLVVRHYNKVGVLAGILDKIKASGINVEEMTNIIFDNSKAACCTLLLDAAPSIEIIDQMKKDGNIIEVALKPLTNLEK; encoded by the coding sequence ATGAAAGTCTTAATCGCAGACAAACTGTCCGATAAAACCGTTGCTACGCTGAAGGACCTCGGCGCTGAAGTTGAAGTGAACGCCGATCTATCAGCCGAAGACCTTCCGGGTGCGATAGGTAACTCGGATGTATTGGTCGTGAGATCCACCAGAGTATTGCCCAGGACTATCGAGGCCGGGAAAAACCTTTCATTGATCGTTCGCGCCGGTGCCGGAGTAAACACTATCGATCTCGCTGCGGCAAACTCCCGTGGGATCTACGTATCGAACTGCCCGGGCAAGAACACTGAGGCGGTAGCTGAACTGGCAATCGGTCTCCTGATCGCTGCCGACAGGCAGATCGCAAATTCCACCAGAGACTTGAGATCAGGCTCATGGAAAAAGAAAGATTACGGGAAAGCAAAAGGACTCAAGGACAGAGTAATTGGTATAGTCGGGTTTGGCTCGATCGGCAAAGCTGTGGCGCGTCGTGCGCTCAGCCTCGACATGAAGGTGGTCATTTGGTCGAGAAGTATGACGAACGAGCTGGCAGAGAGCCTGAATGTCGAATGCATAAGTGACCTCAAAGATCTCGCCAGGATTTCCGACGCGGTGAGCATACATGTCGCATACGACAAGAACTCGACTCATCACCTGATCGATAAGACGTTTCTCGAGTCGATGAAGAACGGCGCGATACTAGTAAACACATCGAGGGGCGAGGTCGTCGACACGACCGCACTTAAGGATGCGATCAAATCGAAGAAACTCCGGGTGGGGCTTGACGTTTTTGAGCACGAACCCGCCGGCGGCGATGCGCAATTCGAAGACACAGAACTTGCCGGACTGGTAACGGCCACTCCCCACATCGGTGCCTCGACCGATCAGGCGTCTGAGGCAATCGCAGACGAAGTTGTGAACATCGTCAGGTCATTCAAGGAAAAGGGAGTGCCGCTCAATACCGTGAATATCCGGGCGAGGTCATCAGCGACTCAGTCACTTGTCGTCCGGCATTATAACAAAGTAGGGGTTCTGGCTGGAATCCTGGACAAGATAAAGGCAAGCGGTATAAACGTGGAGGAGATGACAAATATTATTTTCGACAATTCGAAAGCGGCGTGCTGCACGCTCCTCCTTGACGCTGCACCGTCGATAGAAATTATCGATCAGATGAAAAAAGATGGGAACATAATTGAAGTTGCCCTGAAACCGCTGACGAATCTCGAGAAGTGA
- a CDS encoding ABC transporter permease, which yields MVGELIKEFFRDMGSHKLRTALTLIAITWGTMSVVLLLAFGSGFGAAMRNGMVNAWNRVLIVYGGETGKVYQGLPKGRGINLEESDVDLLRATIPNIVMSSPQYRKNAELFYGKTRLTTECEGAGPDFEIMRAMYPDPGGRFIDAHDIKFQQRSLFLGYEIAGDLFKSENPIGKTVALDNVPFTVVGIMEKKLQTSMNNGPDSRRAVIPYSTFRMIYGYEHINTILLKAPSPGMQTQMMSEIREVLGKKYRFDPTDERAIGIFDTMMIDEIIQKVTLGVKIFLGIVGFFTLMIAGVGVANVMYVVVKERTREIGIMMAVGARRVYILSQFIFEALIISLLGGTSGLLLSWGIVAGAGMLDTSSGPMQFLGRPLLSIGIMLFTVLVLTTIGLFAGVFPARRAASVDPVESLRYE from the coding sequence ATGGTAGGTGAGTTAATCAAAGAGTTCTTTCGCGATATGGGGAGCCACAAGCTCCGGACAGCGCTTACACTGATCGCGATCACCTGGGGAACGATGTCCGTCGTTCTCCTGCTTGCATTCGGATCCGGCTTCGGCGCAGCGATGAGGAACGGCATGGTGAACGCGTGGAACAGAGTCCTTATCGTGTACGGCGGCGAGACGGGAAAAGTGTACCAGGGCCTCCCGAAAGGCCGCGGCATCAACCTGGAGGAGAGCGACGTCGATCTCCTAAGGGCGACGATTCCAAACATAGTCATGAGCAGTCCGCAGTACAGGAAGAACGCTGAACTGTTCTACGGAAAAACAAGGCTCACAACAGAGTGTGAAGGTGCCGGACCCGATTTCGAAATCATGCGCGCAATGTATCCAGATCCGGGAGGAAGATTTATAGACGCCCACGACATCAAGTTCCAGCAGCGAAGTCTGTTCCTGGGCTATGAAATTGCCGGAGATCTCTTTAAGAGCGAAAACCCGATAGGAAAAACCGTCGCGCTGGACAATGTGCCTTTCACAGTTGTCGGAATTATGGAGAAGAAGCTTCAAACATCAATGAACAACGGCCCCGATTCCAGACGCGCTGTAATTCCGTATTCGACTTTCAGGATGATCTATGGGTATGAACATATAAACACAATCCTTCTGAAAGCACCCAGCCCGGGAATGCAGACACAAATGATGAGTGAGATACGCGAGGTCCTGGGCAAGAAATATAGATTTGATCCTACCGATGAACGTGCTATCGGCATATTTGATACGATGATGATCGACGAGATTATTCAGAAGGTTACCCTCGGCGTGAAAATATTCCTCGGGATCGTTGGATTCTTTACCCTGATGATAGCAGGAGTCGGCGTGGCAAATGTAATGTATGTCGTCGTGAAAGAACGTACGAGAGAGATCGGGATCATGATGGCTGTAGGAGCAAGAAGGGTTTACATCCTTTCGCAGTTCATCTTCGAAGCTCTTATCATTTCTCTGCTCGGCGGGACAAGCGGCTTGCTTCTATCTTGGGGGATCGTCGCTGGGGCAGGAATGCTTGACACAAGCAGCGGACCAATGCAGTTCCTGGGGAGACCTCTCCTTTCAATCGGAATCATGCTCTTCACTGTCCTCGTGCTTACCACCATAGGTTTGTTCGCGGGCGTGTTCCCGGCGCGTCGCGCAGCGAGTGTTGATCCCGTGGAATCCTTAAGATATGAATAG
- a CDS encoding ABC transporter permease: MTAFISFFSEFFADLRAQKMRAFLTMFGIIWGTVTVIVLISFGLGFKKQSMMNMHGMGESISVMFPNRTTKPFQGFGIGREIHLTEEAASIVTAKVRDIQSICPEYIKMGTPIRYGINITNPGITGIYPIYSEMRNIIPVQGGRFIDTLDVADRKRVAVLGNEVKNYLFGETDALGRIVFVGQTPFTVIGVMQPKNQNSSYYMQDQDRIFIPAPTFTAMFGTPYITDLIYKAADPAKTDEVEVEVRAALGEKYRFDPADKDAIFIWNTADFEKILLYITIGFTLFLGIIGSFTLGVAGLGVANIMFIVVRERVKEIGVKRAVGAKKSTILLQFFAETFMIVGLGAAVGFLIGWGIVSALQLIPIKQYVGTPEISLPVVIATISILAVIGLSAGMMPARRAANLDVVECLRD; the protein is encoded by the coding sequence ATGACGGCATTTATAAGTTTCTTCTCCGAGTTTTTCGCTGATCTTCGCGCACAAAAAATGCGCGCGTTCCTCACGATGTTCGGGATCATCTGGGGAACGGTAACTGTCATAGTTCTCATTTCTTTCGGCCTTGGCTTCAAGAAGCAGTCGATGATGAACATGCACGGGATGGGTGAAAGCATCTCGGTGATGTTTCCAAACCGGACAACGAAACCGTTCCAGGGTTTTGGTATCGGCAGGGAGATCCACTTAACTGAAGAGGCCGCGTCGATAGTGACGGCGAAGGTACGCGACATCCAGTCCATTTGTCCTGAGTACATCAAGATGGGAACGCCGATCAGGTATGGAATCAATATTACCAACCCTGGAATAACGGGTATCTACCCCATATACAGTGAAATGAGAAATATTATTCCTGTCCAAGGCGGAAGATTCATAGACACACTGGACGTTGCAGATCGGAAACGAGTCGCGGTACTCGGCAATGAAGTGAAGAATTACCTTTTCGGGGAAACGGACGCACTCGGGCGTATCGTCTTTGTGGGTCAGACACCATTCACCGTCATTGGGGTCATGCAACCGAAAAACCAAAACTCGTCGTACTACATGCAGGATCAGGACCGCATATTCATTCCGGCACCGACTTTTACCGCGATGTTCGGAACGCCATACATAACTGATCTTATTTACAAAGCGGCAGACCCTGCTAAGACTGACGAGGTGGAGGTAGAGGTTCGTGCAGCACTTGGAGAGAAATATCGCTTCGACCCCGCCGACAAGGACGCAATCTTCATCTGGAACACTGCGGATTTTGAGAAGATACTTCTCTACATCACGATAGGATTCACCCTTTTTCTGGGCATCATCGGAAGCTTCACTCTTGGCGTTGCCGGACTTGGAGTCGCAAACATAATGTTCATCGTTGTCCGGGAGCGTGTGAAGGAGATAGGGGTGAAGCGGGCTGTCGGCGCCAAGAAATCGACGATACTCCTTCAGTTCTTTGCGGAGACTTTCATGATCGTTGGACTGGGCGCTGCGGTCGGGTTTCTAATAGGATGGGGAATCGTCTCTGCCTTACAACTGATACCGATAAAGCAGTACGTCGGTACTCCCGAGATTTCCCTTCCTGTCGTCATAGCTACAATTTCAATTCTGGCGGTGATTGGATTATCCGCAGGTATGATGCCTGCTCGTCGTGCGGCTAATCTCGATGTCGTTGAATGCTTGAGGGACTAG
- a CDS encoding efflux RND transporter periplasmic adaptor subunit → MANKRKTRKKKIIITFAVLVVLAVVALIAAKSKDGGGGDTIASVTVAKGTIQEKALAIGTIEPENEISIKSRVSGVIKVLYVEVGAFVHAGDPLLEVKPDPTPGELADAKRQLELAVVDYDNTKKDLGRQDSLHRRALISERDFDNSLVSYKQSELRLKIARDNLDLIQNGRVTIDNTKIESIIYAPIDGYVLTRAVEVGDPVTPLTSYQEGTVLMKMANMSQLVFKGTVDEIDVGKLREGMPAELRVGALPGDTIPGRLSKIWLEAEKKENASVFPIEIAISNTKNITLRAGYSANADVIIQKKTGILYIPERVVTFRNDSSIVKLSLPDGKSKELAIKTGLSDAINIEVVSGLKEGDKLLEKPVVKIN, encoded by the coding sequence ATGGCCAATAAACGAAAGACCAGGAAGAAAAAGATAATCATAACGTTCGCAGTCCTGGTAGTGCTCGCGGTCGTGGCACTGATCGCGGCAAAATCGAAGGATGGCGGAGGCGGCGATACAATCGCTAGTGTAACCGTGGCCAAGGGGACAATTCAGGAAAAAGCCCTCGCAATCGGAACCATCGAGCCCGAAAACGAGATTTCCATCAAGTCACGAGTCAGCGGCGTTATAAAAGTCCTTTACGTCGAAGTGGGTGCGTTCGTTCACGCTGGTGACCCGCTCCTCGAAGTCAAGCCCGATCCGACGCCGGGGGAACTTGCTGATGCGAAGAGACAGCTTGAGCTGGCCGTTGTAGACTATGATAATACCAAGAAGGATCTGGGCAGACAGGATTCCTTACACAGGCGGGCTCTGATATCGGAAAGGGATTTTGACAACTCTCTCGTATCATATAAGCAATCAGAATTGCGTCTCAAGATAGCCCGGGACAATCTAGACCTGATACAAAACGGAAGAGTAACAATAGACAACACTAAGATTGAGTCAATTATATACGCGCCGATCGACGGATATGTCCTAACTCGAGCTGTGGAGGTTGGTGACCCCGTCACGCCACTCACTTCCTACCAGGAAGGAACCGTCTTGATGAAAATGGCAAACATGAGTCAGCTCGTCTTCAAGGGAACAGTGGACGAGATTGATGTCGGCAAACTTCGCGAAGGGATGCCGGCGGAGCTTAGGGTTGGAGCTCTTCCCGGCGACACGATACCAGGGAGACTTTCAAAGATATGGCTGGAAGCCGAGAAAAAGGAAAATGCATCGGTGTTCCCGATCGAGATCGCAATTTCGAACACAAAGAACATTACGCTTAGAGCTGGCTACTCTGCCAATGCAGACGTCATAATCCAGAAGAAGACCGGAATACTTTACATACCGGAAAGGGTTGTTACCTTCAGGAATGACTCCTCGATTGTAAAGCTCTCTCTCCCCGACGGCAAGTCAAAAGAGCTCGCCATCAAGACCGGGCTGAGCGATGCCATAAACATCGAAGTGGTATCAGGACTTAAAGAAGGCGACAAGCTCCTCGAAAAACCCGTCGTCAAGATCAATTAA
- a CDS encoding MerR family transcriptional regulator, translating into MKDFEFKKLYYSISEVSRITGLEQHVLRYWESQFPELNPAKNRAGNRIYTNRDISLIFEIKRLVREEGFTIEGAKKVLSARSNGTAEETAESTDRKDRAPDYKQTLIEVRTFLDELVRKLSNRD; encoded by the coding sequence ATGAAGGACTTCGAGTTCAAGAAGCTTTACTATTCAATCTCTGAGGTTAGTCGCATCACGGGGCTTGAACAACATGTTTTGCGCTATTGGGAATCTCAATTTCCTGAATTGAATCCGGCAAAGAATAGAGCCGGGAATCGGATATACACCAACCGGGACATAAGTCTGATCTTCGAAATCAAGCGTCTCGTCCGTGAAGAGGGTTTCACTATTGAGGGCGCAAAAAAAGTCCTAAGTGCAAGATCCAACGGGACCGCGGAGGAGACTGCTGAGTCCACGGACAGAAAGGATAGAGCTCCCGACTACAAGCAGACATTGATTGAGGTACGGACCTTCTTGGATGAACTCGTTCGAAAACTTTCCAACAGGGACTGA
- a CDS encoding GIY-YIG nuclease family protein — MNYVVYILQSLKDGRYYIGHTADMEKRLRAHNSGKVKSTQKRKPLKLVYREEYETKGEAFRREMYLKSAKGYREKKKIVDEIDSGEGIV, encoded by the coding sequence ATGAATTACGTAGTCTACATACTGCAGAGCCTGAAAGATGGTCGATATTATATCGGTCATACAGCAGACATGGAGAAACGATTGAGAGCGCACAACTCGGGGAAGGTGAAATCGACCCAGAAGAGAAAGCCACTGAAGTTAGTGTACCGGGAAGAGTATGAAACGAAAGGGGAAGCATTCCGACGAGAGATGTATTTGAAAAGTGCAAAGGGGTATCGGGAGAAGAAGAAAATAGTGGATGAGATTGATAGCGGAGAAGGAATTGTGTAA
- a CDS encoding TIGR02757 family protein — translation MFKSLVTCQMSGVDEELRRLDRLQEIYESERVKSLRADFYLFDPISFPKKFARRDDIEVAAFIAAMFAIGPRYAILRSLDRIFTQLGDSPSQTIRSFDLNEMLSELKGHVQFAYKNIIAKDVVQILLAMKNILSEFGTIEDALRSNLDGEPDASFHILTGLLEKMKAYPVASLLGGELTPRSRSLLASPNQGSACKRMNMFLRWMTRSDDIDFGFYSWLGTDRLIIPLDVNVSRASRKLGLTKRKTDNWKTAVEITDQLKRLDPADPVKYDVPLFLFGMELRKGSKSE, via the coding sequence GTGTTCAAGTCTCTCGTAACTTGTCAAATGTCGGGAGTCGATGAAGAATTGAGAAGGTTGGACCGCCTTCAGGAAATATACGAATCGGAACGTGTGAAGTCATTACGTGCCGACTTTTACCTCTTCGACCCGATAAGTTTTCCAAAAAAGTTCGCCAGAAGAGATGACATTGAGGTCGCCGCCTTTATTGCGGCGATGTTTGCCATCGGTCCTCGCTACGCAATACTCAGATCGCTTGACAGAATCTTCACGCAGCTTGGCGACTCGCCGTCTCAAACTATCAGGTCGTTTGATCTCAACGAGATGCTCTCGGAATTGAAAGGTCATGTGCAGTTCGCTTACAAGAACATCATCGCGAAGGATGTGGTACAAATACTTCTAGCAATGAAGAATATACTCTCTGAATTCGGGACCATCGAGGACGCGCTTCGATCGAATCTGGACGGCGAGCCGGACGCGTCTTTTCACATCCTTACAGGGCTGCTTGAGAAAATGAAGGCGTATCCCGTAGCTTCTTTGCTCGGAGGTGAATTGACCCCGCGCTCACGATCACTTCTCGCAAGCCCGAATCAGGGAAGTGCATGCAAGCGGATGAACATGTTCCTGAGATGGATGACTCGGAGCGACGACATCGACTTCGGGTTTTATTCGTGGCTGGGTACCGATCGGCTCATCATACCGCTTGATGTGAATGTCTCCAGAGCTTCGAGGAAGCTCGGACTGACGAAACGGAAAACGGATAATTGGAAAACTGCCGTAGAAATCACGGACCAATTGAAGCGGCTCGATCCGGCAGACCCGGTTAAGTACGATGTGCCGCTATTCCTTTTCGGAATGGAACTGAGAAAAGGATCGAAATCAGAATGA
- a CDS encoding N-acetylmuramoyl-L-alanine amidase — protein sequence MTNLKLLLILSICAASSAFAQPKVMTLKADSNISYIGGFVDLNHAYVSVADLAKGLGLRTFGLQSTGKVSVYSDSGSVLLTPNNSFIVVSTGGESKTYQLPVPVLSANGKLYIAGKYASQYLSAILPGTLAFDESAAGFSYSSTVLAPPTILGIQSEEKANGAVIEIGMKELPKAYEAAIGQDNMLYVTLMPARVDTQKLSALPSTQVYSGVLAIQNPNSVQLSFKLTHNYSSHQIYIDSTTNSVSVALYMQADVEKIFSEELKHRLEEEKKNWKLDVIVIDPGHGGKDPGAIGISGVQEKDVTLAIAKALKKAINVRLPKVKVVMTRDDDEFVELDKRGEIANDSGGKLFVSIHCNSMPRKPSSPNGLETYFLRPGKTDEAIRIAAQENAAIKYENDYEKKYQTYDADNMILTTMAHSAYVKYSEQFAQLIEDNVSSVANVADDGVNQAGFIVLIGASMPAVLVESGYISNIREARYLKSKAGQQAIARGISNAIVQFKEEYEKNFTQN from the coding sequence ATGACTAATCTAAAACTTTTGCTCATTCTTTCGATATGTGCGGCAAGTTCCGCATTCGCACAGCCGAAGGTAATGACTCTGAAGGCTGACTCGAACATTTCATATATCGGCGGCTTTGTGGATTTGAACCATGCATACGTGTCAGTTGCCGATTTAGCGAAAGGATTAGGCTTGAGGACTTTCGGTCTGCAATCCACCGGGAAAGTAAGCGTTTATTCGGATTCCGGCAGCGTCCTCCTGACTCCCAATAATAGTTTCATCGTCGTGTCGACAGGCGGTGAATCGAAAACTTATCAGCTCCCCGTGCCGGTCCTTTCTGCAAACGGTAAGCTATATATCGCCGGGAAATATGCAAGTCAGTACTTGTCGGCAATACTTCCGGGTACCCTCGCATTCGACGAGAGTGCCGCCGGTTTCAGCTACTCATCTACGGTTCTTGCCCCGCCGACAATTCTGGGCATTCAGTCAGAAGAAAAGGCCAACGGCGCAGTGATCGAGATTGGAATGAAAGAATTGCCGAAAGCCTATGAGGCAGCAATCGGGCAGGACAATATGCTGTATGTGACTCTTATGCCAGCAAGAGTCGACACTCAAAAGCTGAGTGCGCTTCCGTCGACCCAGGTTTATTCCGGCGTGCTTGCAATCCAGAATCCCAACTCGGTGCAGCTGAGCTTCAAGTTGACCCACAATTATTCCTCGCACCAGATTTACATCGATAGCACGACGAACTCTGTTTCGGTAGCCCTGTATATGCAAGCTGATGTCGAGAAAATATTCTCCGAGGAGCTCAAGCACCGGCTTGAGGAGGAGAAGAAGAACTGGAAGCTGGATGTGATAGTCATTGATCCCGGCCATGGTGGAAAAGATCCGGGTGCGATCGGCATAAGCGGTGTACAGGAAAAGGATGTCACGCTGGCAATTGCGAAGGCTTTAAAGAAGGCCATTAACGTCCGGCTCCCCAAGGTGAAGGTCGTCATGACAAGGGACGACGATGAGTTTGTAGAGCTCGACAAGCGAGGCGAGATCGCAAACGATTCAGGCGGAAAACTGTTCGTCAGCATTCATTGCAACTCCATGCCCCGCAAGCCGAGTTCTCCGAACGGACTGGAGACTTATTTCCTCAGGCCTGGAAAAACCGACGAAGCCATTCGTATTGCAGCACAAGAAAACGCCGCGATCAAGTATGAAAACGATTATGAGAAGAAGTACCAGACTTATGATGCCGACAATATGATCCTCACCACGATGGCACACAGTGCGTATGTGAAATATTCGGAACAGTTCGCTCAATTGATTGAGGACAACGTTTCTTCCGTCGCAAATGTCGCGGATGATGGAGTGAACCAGGCGGGATTTATAGTTTTGATCGGAGCTTCGATGCCCGCAGTGCTTGTCGAGAGCGGATATATATCGAATATTAGGGAGGCGCGATATCTCAAAAGTAAGGCAGGCCAGCAGGCAATAGCTAGGGGAATCTCGAATGCAATCGTCCAGTTCAAGGAGGAGTATGAAAAGAACTTCACGCAAAACTAA
- the rnr gene encoding ribonuclease R: MKRTSRKTKSRGKIEDIQNEIKGFLKRNPVATFKKRQLAKLLGYTSEHEYARFKQALRALEAKGSVQQSGRRKLGSGEQVDIPPGRLVLDKGGNILFYPEESTLGEEVKMQFAVTPGGLGDANPGDRVRVKIVGGSGKLLVVRVTEVLEREELRVVGTVQQVGGHFRLVTRDRNFPSEIDIPRKKLNNAREGSKVVARLIVDRHAGYSAEVLTVLGRAGDPNVELNSIAAQFNLRKDFPKEVEDESERIADRISETELEHRLDFRHETVITIDPEDARDFDDAVSLKEISADLFELGVHIADVSHYVRAGSALDNEAYNRGTSVYLTNGVIPMLPHRLSNNICSLNPDVDRLTYSVIMQITPAGKVTEYKFAKSVIRSKRRFTYEEVQKIIESGRGDHADIILKMNSLAHTLTKIRSKAGSIDFDLPEAKFVFDEMGRPVEIIKKQRLDSHRLVEEFMLLANKTVASHIGRQGVKARPFIYRVHDLPDPARIKELAVFVSHFGYKLDYDGTVNQKQLQKLLQSVEGKPEEYLINDIMLRSMAKAIYSEKNIGHYGLAFKYYTHFTSPIRRYPDLIVHRLLHAYETGAQIPDLKSTKKLVAEVSSSSSDAERRAVEAERESVKIKQTQYMMGHIGDEYEGTVAGVTNFGMFVEVDEVLVEGLVHVREMDDYFTFVQGQFKLKGSRTGKVYQLGDRVRVRVLRVNMERHEIDFSLC; this comes from the coding sequence ATGAAAAGAACTTCACGCAAAACTAAATCACGCGGGAAGATCGAAGACATCCAGAATGAAATTAAGGGGTTCCTGAAACGAAACCCTGTCGCCACATTTAAGAAGCGCCAGCTTGCGAAGTTACTCGGATACACCTCTGAACACGAGTACGCAAGGTTCAAGCAAGCCCTGCGCGCCCTCGAGGCTAAAGGGTCGGTGCAGCAATCGGGGAGGCGTAAGCTCGGCTCCGGCGAACAGGTCGACATTCCGCCGGGAAGACTCGTTCTGGACAAAGGCGGCAACATCCTTTTCTATCCTGAAGAATCGACCCTGGGCGAAGAAGTGAAAATGCAATTCGCCGTGACGCCCGGCGGACTGGGCGATGCGAATCCCGGAGACAGAGTTCGAGTCAAGATTGTAGGCGGATCGGGAAAGCTCCTTGTCGTCAGGGTTACGGAAGTCCTCGAACGGGAGGAGCTGCGAGTCGTCGGGACAGTCCAGCAAGTCGGCGGACATTTCAGGCTGGTCACTCGCGACAGGAATTTTCCGTCTGAGATCGATATCCCCAGGAAGAAGCTGAATAACGCGCGAGAGGGAAGTAAAGTCGTCGCGAGACTGATAGTCGACAGGCACGCGGGCTACTCTGCAGAAGTTCTCACTGTGCTCGGTAGAGCCGGAGATCCAAATGTCGAGTTGAACAGCATAGCCGCGCAGTTCAATCTCAGAAAGGATTTCCCGAAAGAAGTCGAGGACGAGTCGGAGAGGATTGCGGACAGAATATCCGAAACAGAACTGGAACACCGGCTCGACTTTAGACATGAGACCGTAATCACGATAGATCCCGAAGACGCTCGCGATTTTGACGACGCGGTCTCGTTGAAAGAAATCTCGGCTGACTTGTTCGAGCTGGGAGTCCACATTGCTGACGTGAGTCATTATGTCAGAGCGGGAAGCGCGCTCGACAATGAGGCGTACAACAGGGGTACCAGCGTGTATCTGACGAACGGCGTAATCCCCATGCTTCCTCACCGTCTTTCAAATAATATTTGCAGCCTGAATCCTGACGTCGACAGACTGACCTACTCGGTCATAATGCAAATTACGCCGGCCGGCAAAGTCACCGAGTACAAATTTGCGAAGTCTGTCATACGGAGTAAGCGGAGGTTCACGTACGAGGAAGTCCAGAAGATAATCGAAAGCGGTCGCGGTGATCACGCAGATATTATTCTGAAGATGAACAGTCTCGCGCACACTCTCACAAAAATTCGGAGCAAAGCCGGGAGTATTGACTTCGATCTTCCGGAGGCAAAATTCGTCTTCGATGAAATGGGGAGGCCGGTCGAGATTATAAAGAAGCAGCGACTCGATAGTCACAGGCTGGTTGAAGAATTTATGCTCCTGGCAAATAAAACGGTCGCGTCACACATCGGCCGTCAGGGTGTGAAAGCCAGACCCTTCATTTACCGGGTGCACGATTTGCCCGATCCCGCGAGGATAAAAGAGCTGGCAGTTTTTGTATCGCACTTTGGATATAAATTGGATTACGACGGGACTGTGAATCAGAAGCAGCTCCAGAAACTGCTTCAGTCGGTCGAAGGAAAACCCGAGGAATATCTGATCAACGACATCATGCTCCGCTCGATGGCGAAGGCAATTTATTCGGAGAAGAACATCGGACATTACGGGTTGGCATTCAAATACTATACGCACTTCACGTCTCCAATCCGGCGCTATCCGGATCTGATCGTTCACCGTCTTCTCCACGCTTATGAGACAGGGGCGCAAATTCCGGATCTTAAATCGACGAAAAAGCTGGTGGCCGAAGTGTCAAGTTCTTCTAGCGACGCGGAAAGACGTGCCGTCGAGGCGGAACGTGAATCGGTGAAGATCAAGCAGACCCAGTACATGATGGGACACATCGGCGACGAATATGAGGGCACAGTGGCCGGCGTAACGAACTTCGGGATGTTCGTCGAAGTGGATGAAGTGCTGGTCGAAGGGTTGGTCCACGTGAGAGAAATGGACGATTACTTCACATTCGTTCAAGGTCAGTTCAAGTTGAAGGGAAGCAGGACGGGAAAAGTTTACCAGCTTGGTGACCGGGTGCGTGTGAGGGTTCTCAGGGTTAACATGGAACGACACGAGATAGATTTCTCGCTTTGCTGA
- a CDS encoding YbaB/EbfC family nucleoid-associated protein, producing MIDPASMQKMLSEMQKNLEKAMSELEGMQVTGESGGGMVKVTANGKREVLKIDIEPDLFKSQDREMLEDLVAAAVNSALEKAEKLATEHLGASTGGLLSMLPGFKFGGIS from the coding sequence ATGATCGATCCAGCAAGTATGCAAAAGATGCTTTCCGAGATGCAAAAGAATCTCGAGAAGGCGATGAGCGAGTTGGAAGGTATGCAGGTCACCGGTGAATCCGGCGGCGGCATGGTCAAAGTGACGGCAAATGGAAAAAGGGAGGTCCTGAAAATCGACATTGAGCCGGATCTGTTCAAGTCGCAGGACAGGGAGATGTTGGAGGACCTTGTCGCAGCCGCAGTGAACAGCGCACTCGAAAAAGCTGAGAAGCTGGCAACGGAGCACCTGGGTGCGAGCACCGGCGGTCTCCTGTCGATGCTCCCCGGATTCAAGTTCGGCGGGATTTCCTGA